In Methylobacterium aquaticum, the following are encoded in one genomic region:
- a CDS encoding GNAT family N-acetyltransferase, translating to MDSAPTQPGIVIRPSTDADVAAMIEIYEHHIRHGVGDTGDFEEDRLRPDDLKRRRKNMRSKRLPHLVAERHGMVAGYAYAVPFRKRPAYRYTLKHSIYVHAGHLHAGIGRRLLPALIEACAAGGYRQMIGYIDAENEASLRLHEACGFTRVGHLPAVAYRHGRWADSVMVQCPLGTGSSDQPSTWRQEAVAQEARAPLPEA from the coding sequence ATGGACTCGGCGCCGACCCAGCCCGGGATCGTGATCCGCCCGTCGACGGATGCCGACGTGGCGGCGATGATCGAGATCTACGAGCACCATATCCGCCACGGCGTCGGCGATACCGGCGACTTCGAGGAAGACCGGCTCCGGCCGGACGACCTCAAGCGCCGGCGCAAGAACATGCGCTCGAAGCGCCTGCCCCACCTCGTGGCCGAGCGCCACGGGATGGTGGCGGGCTACGCCTACGCGGTGCCGTTCCGCAAGCGGCCGGCCTACCGCTACACCCTCAAGCACTCGATCTACGTCCATGCCGGCCATCTCCATGCCGGCATCGGCCGGCGCCTGCTGCCGGCGCTGATCGAGGCCTGCGCGGCGGGCGGCTACCGCCAGATGATCGGCTACATCGACGCCGAGAACGAGGCGTCGTTACGGCTGCACGAGGCCTGCGGCTTCACGCGTGTCGGACACCTGCCGGCGGTGGCCTACCGCCACGGCCGCTGGGCCGACAGCGTGATGGTGCAGTGCCCGCTGGGCACGGGGTCGTCGGACCAGCCCTCGACCTGGCGGCAGGAGGCGGTGGCGCAAGAGGCGCGGGCGCCGTTGCCGGAGGCTTGA